A window from Prosthecobacter sp. encodes these proteins:
- a CDS encoding farnesyl diphosphate synthase, with product MSDLKEHLTQRCQFVDAALERFIPSAETRPVTLHKAMRHSVFAGGKRLRPILCLAAAEACGGSVDDAIFNACATECLHTYSLIHDDLPCMDDDDMRRGVPTCHKVYGEAMALLAGDALQALAFELVTKTPATSNHTTASMVLELARTAGSLHLVGGQVADLEGEGKKLPLEDLRFIHEGKTAALLTTSVKLGAMSANASATQMQALHDFGMATGLAFQIIDDILDVTQTSEKLGKSAGKDIAAEKSTYPALMGLEASRVEAHRLTEASHHALDVFGDASTRLRQLSDYLLNRDY from the coding sequence ATGTCCGACCTCAAAGAACACCTGACCCAGCGCTGCCAGTTCGTGGATGCGGCGCTCGAACGTTTCATCCCGAGCGCGGAAACGCGGCCGGTGACGCTCCACAAGGCGATGCGGCACAGTGTTTTCGCCGGCGGCAAACGTCTGCGGCCAATCCTGTGCCTTGCGGCGGCGGAAGCGTGTGGCGGTTCGGTGGATGATGCGATCTTCAACGCCTGCGCGACGGAGTGTCTGCACACCTACTCGCTGATTCATGATGATCTGCCCTGCATGGACGACGATGACATGCGCCGTGGCGTGCCGACCTGCCACAAGGTCTATGGCGAGGCGATGGCGCTGCTCGCGGGAGATGCGCTGCAAGCGCTGGCGTTTGAACTGGTGACGAAAACGCCCGCCACTTCGAATCATACCACGGCGTCGATGGTGCTCGAACTCGCTCGCACCGCAGGCAGTCTCCATCTCGTGGGCGGACAGGTGGCGGATTTGGAAGGCGAGGGCAAAAAACTGCCACTGGAGGATCTGCGCTTCATTCATGAAGGCAAAACGGCCGCGCTGCTCACCACCAGTGTGAAACTCGGTGCCATGAGCGCCAACGCGAGCGCGACACAGATGCAGGCGCTGCATGATTTCGGCATGGCGACGGGCCTGGCCTTTCAAATCATCGACGACATCCTCGATGTGACGCAGACGAGTGAAAAACTTGGCAAGAGCGCCGGGAAGGACATCGCGGCCGAAAAAAGCACTTATCCGGCGCTGATGGGTCTGGAGGCTTCTCGAGTTGAAGCGCATCGCCTCACCGAGGCTTCGCATCATGCCCTGGATGTATTTGGTGATGCCTCAACACGGTTGCGTCAGCTCTCGGATTACCTGCTGAACCGGGATTATTGA
- the fabF gene encoding beta-ketoacyl-ACP synthase II — MNERRVVITGMGVVSPNGNTKEEFWKSLLAGKSGIRRIQSMDTEKYDCKIAGEVVDFDPTKFFNNHKDARRADRYFQFAMAASKMAAKDAGLNPDSLDPHRVGVMVGSGIGGLGTLETQYEILLTKSPSRVSPFIIPMMISNIASGMIAAEYGFMGPNMAIVTACATSNNNIGEAWRMIKFGDADAMICGGAEASIRPCGLAGFANMKALSLRNDEPERASRPWDKDRDGFVMGEGAGVVVIEELEHARRRGATIYAELAGYGTTADAYHLTSPHPEGLGAAKCMEMALRHAKLNTTDVQYINAHATSTPVGDLCELRAIKRVFGDYAKSGNGLLVSGTKSMTGHLLGAAGGVELVASIYAIQDQIVPPTINVENLDPEVDVDVVPNTARPAKVNAVLSNSFGFGGHNAALLIKKFEG, encoded by the coding sequence ATGAACGAGCGTCGCGTCGTCATCACCGGCATGGGAGTCGTCTCCCCGAACGGCAACACCAAGGAAGAGTTCTGGAAGAGCCTCCTCGCCGGCAAGAGCGGCATCCGTCGCATCCAGTCGATGGACACCGAAAAATACGACTGCAAGATCGCGGGCGAAGTGGTGGACTTTGATCCCACCAAGTTCTTCAACAACCACAAGGACGCACGCCGTGCCGACCGCTACTTCCAGTTCGCCATGGCGGCCTCGAAAATGGCCGCGAAGGACGCTGGTTTGAATCCCGACAGCCTCGATCCACATCGGGTGGGCGTCATGGTCGGCAGCGGCATCGGTGGTCTTGGCACCCTTGAGACTCAGTATGAGATCTTGCTGACGAAATCACCCTCCCGCGTGTCGCCGTTCATCATCCCGATGATGATCTCGAACATCGCCAGCGGCATGATCGCGGCGGAATACGGCTTCATGGGCCCGAACATGGCCATCGTCACCGCCTGCGCGACCTCGAACAACAACATCGGTGAAGCCTGGCGCATGATTAAGTTCGGCGATGCTGACGCCATGATCTGCGGCGGTGCCGAGGCCTCCATCCGGCCCTGTGGTCTGGCCGGATTTGCCAACATGAAGGCTCTCAGTTTGCGTAATGACGAGCCTGAGCGTGCCTCCCGTCCGTGGGACAAAGACCGCGACGGTTTCGTGATGGGCGAGGGCGCTGGCGTCGTCGTGATCGAAGAGCTGGAGCACGCCAGGAGGCGCGGCGCGACGATTTACGCCGAACTGGCCGGTTACGGCACCACGGCGGACGCCTACCACCTCACCTCGCCGCATCCCGAAGGCCTCGGCGCTGCCAAGTGCATGGAAATGGCCCTGCGCCACGCCAAGCTGAACACGACGGACGTGCAATACATCAACGCGCATGCCACCTCGACCCCGGTCGGCGATTTGTGCGAACTGCGTGCCATCAAGCGCGTGTTTGGTGATTACGCCAAGAGCGGCAACGGCCTGCTCGTCTCCGGCACCAAGTCGATGACCGGTCACTTGCTCGGTGCTGCCGGTGGTGTCGAACTCGTCGCCTCCATCTACGCCATCCAGGACCAGATCGTCCCACCCACGATCAATGTCGAAAATCTCGATCCAGAAGTGGACGTGGACGTCGTGCCGAACACCGCACGTCCCGCGAAAGTGAACGCCGTGCTGAGCAACTCCTTCGGCTTCGGCGGCCACAACGCCGCGCTGCTGATCAAGAAGTTCGAGGGTTGA
- a CDS encoding alpha/beta hydrolase, with product MNKLSLFTAALFFTTIAHAEPAKVRLWPDGAPGAKGNEDKDQPFVYVWPAAKEKANGAAFVVCPGGGYGGLAADHEGVQVAKWFNGLGVSAFVLHYRLGSQGYHFPTQLIDVQRAIRHVRANAQQYGIDPQRIGIIGFSAGGHLTSMAATMFDEKPAGMTNDAVDQVSARPDVAAPTYPVISMIEGYGHKGSRKNLLGPNDTDELAKHVSTETRVTANTPPIFIFQTDEDTAVPAENAVNFYLACRKNKIPAELHIYRPGPHGVGLFLGDPVIGSWSGHLRDWLRNQGFLKPAKRTAIDGKVTVNGKPVSWGSVIFTPEDSSAPVACARVMGGKFKLDEKTGPVLGKVKLTVSYSAADIPGLETADGTVTTKEQKPGAGDWNLEVGENAKNLELQVSR from the coding sequence ATGAACAAGCTTTCTCTTTTCACCGCCGCCCTCTTTTTCACCACCATCGCTCACGCCGAGCCTGCCAAAGTCCGCCTCTGGCCCGATGGCGCACCGGGTGCGAAAGGGAATGAGGACAAAGACCAGCCCTTCGTCTATGTCTGGCCTGCGGCGAAGGAGAAAGCGAATGGTGCGGCCTTTGTCGTGTGTCCTGGTGGCGGTTACGGTGGCCTGGCAGCCGATCATGAAGGCGTGCAGGTGGCGAAGTGGTTCAATGGCCTCGGTGTGTCCGCGTTCGTGCTGCATTATCGCCTTGGCAGTCAGGGTTACCACTTTCCAACACAGCTCATCGACGTGCAGCGTGCCATTCGCCATGTGCGGGCAAATGCGCAGCAGTACGGCATTGATCCGCAGCGCATCGGCATCATCGGTTTCTCCGCTGGGGGGCATCTCACCTCCATGGCGGCCACGATGTTCGATGAAAAGCCCGCTGGCATGACGAACGATGCCGTGGATCAAGTCAGCGCCCGTCCCGATGTCGCCGCGCCGACATATCCCGTGATCTCGATGATCGAGGGCTACGGCCACAAAGGCTCGCGCAAAAACTTGCTTGGCCCGAATGACACCGACGAACTCGCCAAGCACGTCAGCACTGAAACCCGCGTCACTGCCAACACCCCGCCGATTTTCATCTTCCAGACAGATGAAGACACCGCCGTGCCCGCCGAAAACGCTGTGAACTTCTACCTCGCCTGTCGCAAGAACAAAATCCCCGCCGAACTGCACATCTACCGTCCTGGTCCGCACGGTGTCGGCCTGTTTCTCGGCGATCCCGTCATCGGCAGTTGGAGCGGCCATCTGCGCGACTGGCTTCGCAATCAAGGTTTCCTCAAACCCGCCAAACGCACGGCGATCGACGGTAAAGTCACCGTGAACGGCAAACCCGTGAGCTGGGGCAGCGTGATCTTCACGCCCGAAGATTCCTCGGCACCCGTCGCCTGCGCTCGCGTGATGGGTGGCAAGTTCAAGCTCGATGAAAAAACCGGTCCCGTGCTAGGCAAAGTGAAACTCACCGTCAGCTACAGCGCCGCCGATATCCCCGGTCTCGAAACGGCCGATGGAACGGTGACTACGAAGGAACAGAAGCCCGGCGCAGGCGATTGGAACCTCGAAGTCGGCGAAAACGCGAAGAACCTGGAACTCCAGGTCTCGCGTTAA
- a CDS encoding alpha-1,4-glucan--maltose-1-phosphate maltosyltransferase, whose protein sequence is MSASHAPTVVIENFYPCLEGGRHPVKRVIGESLDVWCDIFKDGHDVMSAVLRWRLTGTRRWFEAPMKPLSNDRWQGLCRFEKAGRWEYVVEAWGDTFRSWKKTFAVRVQAKDPDAPIEAQEGARLLREAGKRARGAGVPAAATQLEDCADLLTSVAPTDIMDVLLSDEMQSLMDQYPDRSQSTTSDALGVIVERERARFSAWYEFFPRGAEGRADKHSTFRDCLGRLDHAAHMGFDVIYFPPIHPIGITARKGKNNTLTAKPDDVGSPWAIGGPAGGHRAIEPALGTEKDFVWLIKEAKKRGMEIALDFALNCSPDHPYVKDHPEWFYQRPDGSIRYAENPPKKYQDIYPLNFHCDDWRNLWKELTDVVQYWVDVGVKIFRVDNPHTKPVAFWEELIATIQRKDPDVLFLAEAFTKPKMMQVLGKVGFTQSYTYFTWRENCHALTEYAIELTQSDMRWYYRANFWPNTPDILPEHLQNACPQMFRIRAALAATLSSSWGLYSGYELCENDPYPGKEEYNNSEKYELKQRDYDKPGNLTAFIRTLNLIRRDNPALHLYDNLSFHGSDHGQIICYSKSTPDFSNRILCIISHDAHQSVMSMVRLNLAALGLDSSRPFKVTDLMHNQSYEWRGANNYVALNPNGVSMHVFRVEQ, encoded by the coding sequence ATGTCTGCCTCTCACGCTCCCACCGTCGTCATCGAAAACTTCTATCCCTGCCTCGAAGGCGGGCGCCATCCTGTTAAGAGGGTGATTGGCGAATCGCTGGATGTCTGGTGCGACATTTTCAAAGACGGTCATGATGTGATGAGCGCGGTGCTGCGCTGGCGGCTGACGGGCACGCGACGCTGGTTTGAAGCGCCGATGAAGCCGCTGTCGAACGACCGCTGGCAGGGCCTGTGCCGTTTTGAAAAAGCCGGGCGCTGGGAGTACGTCGTCGAAGCTTGGGGCGACACATTCCGTTCGTGGAAGAAAACCTTTGCCGTGCGGGTGCAGGCCAAGGATCCCGATGCGCCTATCGAGGCGCAGGAAGGCGCAAGGCTGCTGCGCGAGGCAGGCAAACGTGCTCGTGGCGCTGGTGTGCCTGCCGCAGCCACTCAGCTTGAGGATTGCGCTGATCTGCTGACCTCAGTGGCACCAACAGACATCATGGATGTACTGCTGTCTGACGAGATGCAGAGCCTGATGGACCAGTATCCCGACCGCTCGCAGTCCACCACCTCCGATGCGCTCGGTGTCATCGTCGAACGTGAGCGCGCACGATTCTCGGCGTGGTACGAGTTCTTCCCGCGTGGCGCGGAAGGCCGTGCAGACAAGCATTCCACCTTCCGCGACTGCCTGGGACGTCTCGATCATGCGGCTCACATGGGCTTCGATGTGATCTACTTTCCGCCGATCCATCCCATCGGCATCACGGCCCGCAAAGGCAAAAATAACACGCTTACAGCCAAGCCTGACGATGTGGGCAGTCCGTGGGCCATTGGCGGTCCGGCGGGTGGACATCGCGCCATTGAGCCGGCACTCGGAACGGAGAAGGACTTCGTCTGGCTCATCAAGGAGGCGAAGAAACGCGGCATGGAAATCGCGCTCGACTTCGCCCTCAACTGCTCGCCCGACCATCCCTACGTCAAAGATCATCCCGAATGGTTCTATCAGCGCCCCGACGGCAGCATCCGCTACGCGGAAAATCCGCCGAAAAAGTACCAAGACATCTACCCCCTCAACTTCCACTGCGACGACTGGCGCAATTTGTGGAAAGAGCTGACGGACGTGGTGCAGTACTGGGTCGATGTCGGCGTGAAAATCTTCCGTGTCGATAATCCGCACACCAAACCCGTCGCGTTCTGGGAAGAGCTCATCGCCACCATCCAGCGCAAAGATCCCGATGTGCTGTTCCTCGCCGAAGCCTTCACGAAGCCGAAGATGATGCAGGTGCTGGGGAAAGTCGGCTTCACGCAGAGCTACACCTACTTCACCTGGCGCGAGAACTGCCATGCGCTTACCGAGTATGCCATTGAACTCACGCAGAGCGACATGCGCTGGTATTACCGCGCGAATTTCTGGCCGAACACGCCGGACATTCTGCCCGAACACCTGCAAAACGCCTGCCCGCAGATGTTCCGCATCCGCGCCGCGCTCGCCGCCACGCTGTCATCGAGCTGGGGCCTGTATTCCGGTTACGAGTTGTGTGAAAACGACCCGTATCCCGGCAAGGAGGAGTACAACAACAGCGAGAAGTACGAACTCAAACAGCGCGACTACGACAAGCCCGGCAATCTCACCGCCTTCATCCGCACGCTGAATCTCATCCGCCGTGACAACCCTGCGCTGCACCTCTACGACAACCTCAGCTTCCACGGCTCCGACCACGGCCAGATCATCTGCTACAGCAAATCCACGCCCGATTTCAGCAACCGCATCCTCTGCATCATCAGCCATGATGCGCATCAGTCCGTGATGAGCATGGTGCGTCTCAACCTCGCCGCCCTCGGTCTCGACAGCAGCCGCCCTTTCAAGGTTACCGACCTCATGCACAATCAAAGCTATGAATGGCGTGGTGCGAACAACTACGTCGCGCTCAATCCAAACGGCGTGTCGATGCATGTGTTCCGGGTGGAGCAGTGA
- a CDS encoding sugar phosphate isomerase/epimerase family protein, with the protein MITRRHFLSTSLGALSVSTLPAIEPIKRPGKSRMQLGVAAYSFREYFQWMRDKEQKPKGDRNAWSILDFVDWCGDNGVPGAEVTSYFFPPEVDEAFLLEVKRRAYLRGVQLAGTAVGNNFALPKGEKLNEQIAYTKKWIDYSAIMGAPHIRVFAGAKPKDLTEEEAVANCQEAYQECLDYAAKKGVFLGLENHGGIVALPDNLIKMVQTAKSPWAGINLDSGNFHTADPYADLAKIAPYAVNVQLKMEIKREGAKEAEPSDVKRVIQIMRDANYQGWFTLEFETKEDPFVKVPEICVMLRPLLG; encoded by the coding sequence ATGATCACTCGTCGTCATTTTCTTTCCACCAGCCTCGGCGCTCTCAGCGTTTCCACCCTGCCTGCCATTGAGCCGATCAAGCGTCCCGGCAAAAGCCGCATGCAGCTCGGTGTGGCCGCGTACAGCTTCCGCGAGTACTTCCAGTGGATGCGTGACAAGGAGCAAAAGCCCAAGGGCGACCGCAACGCATGGAGCATTCTTGATTTCGTCGATTGGTGCGGCGACAACGGTGTTCCCGGTGCCGAGGTGACGAGCTACTTCTTTCCGCCCGAGGTCGATGAAGCCTTCCTGCTCGAAGTGAAGCGCCGCGCCTATCTACGTGGCGTGCAGCTCGCCGGAACTGCTGTGGGCAACAACTTCGCTTTGCCAAAGGGCGAAAAGCTGAACGAACAGATCGCCTACACGAAGAAGTGGATCGATTACTCCGCGATCATGGGAGCACCGCACATTCGCGTCTTCGCCGGAGCGAAGCCAAAAGACCTCACGGAAGAAGAGGCGGTGGCGAACTGCCAGGAGGCTTATCAGGAGTGCCTTGATTACGCAGCGAAGAAGGGTGTCTTCCTCGGCCTGGAAAACCACGGCGGCATCGTCGCTTTGCCCGACAACCTCATCAAGATGGTGCAGACCGCAAAAAGCCCCTGGGCCGGCATCAATCTCGACAGCGGCAACTTCCACACCGCCGATCCCTATGCGGACCTCGCGAAGATCGCGCCCTATGCCGTCAACGTGCAGCTCAAAATGGAGATCAAACGCGAAGGCGCGAAGGAAGCCGAGCCCAGCGACGTGAAGCGCGTGATCCAGATCATGCGCGACGCGAACTACCAGGGCTGGTTCACACTCGAATTCGAGACGAAAGAAGATCCGTTCGTTAAGGTGCCGGAGATTTGTGTCATGCTGCGCCCTTTGTTGGGTTAA
- a CDS encoding outer membrane lipoprotein carrier protein LolA: MNVIRPHLILALLVLPTLTVLAAPEAAVIPPVFRDWIAAQKDSGSIKVTFQQTRTTPALKEPVSASGRFWRMADGRFRWELGSPATTILVFDKETVRLKENASAPWQTLKPDDSRVRMWMKFLSGREMDAESLTKNFTLKITQQEKTFVTVAMIPRPLLIKKYLTQLDMQIEPGGKRLLGFRIVQGDGSTLLMNFGPPEKAGAEVENLFRAQAQ, from the coding sequence ATGAATGTGATACGCCCGCACCTCATTTTGGCGCTCCTTGTTTTACCGACGCTCACGGTTCTCGCGGCACCGGAGGCGGCGGTGATTCCGCCGGTGTTTCGCGACTGGATCGCTGCGCAAAAGGACAGCGGCAGCATCAAGGTGACCTTCCAGCAGACGCGCACCACGCCCGCACTCAAAGAACCCGTGAGCGCCAGCGGCCGCTTCTGGCGCATGGCCGACGGTCGTTTCCGTTGGGAGCTGGGATCACCTGCCACGACCATTCTCGTCTTCGACAAGGAAACGGTACGCCTCAAAGAGAATGCGTCCGCACCCTGGCAGACCTTGAAGCCGGATGACAGCCGCGTGCGCATGTGGATGAAATTTCTCAGCGGCCGCGAGATGGACGCCGAATCGCTCACGAAGAACTTCACACTCAAGATCACGCAGCAGGAGAAGACCTTCGTCACCGTCGCCATGATTCCGCGGCCGCTGCTCATCAAGAAATACCTCACCCAGCTCGACATGCAGATCGAACCCGGCGGCAAGCGTCTCCTCGGTTTTCGCATCGTGCAGGGCGATGGCTCCACGCTGCTGATGAACTTTGGTCCGCCGGAGAAAGCAGGAGCGGAAGTGGAGAATCTGTTTCGAGCTCAAGCTCAATAA
- a CDS encoding DUF6036 family nucleotidyltransferase: MTDSEEQTQSLSQYGKLLDALSTARVDYAVVGGLAVIFNGYPRLTLDADIIVDESPANLERMLAVLRAWGEGWARELSIADFTPEEGAVRLGEDFELDIFTRLRGLGWKDFQPRMRFIEHGTARIPYLSPEDLIHCKANSRREKDQLDVIALTKIIQQEKTAQP; this comes from the coding sequence ATGACGGACTCCGAGGAACAGACACAGAGCCTTTCCCAGTACGGAAAGTTGTTGGACGCGCTCAGCACGGCACGGGTTGATTATGCCGTCGTGGGTGGACTGGCGGTTATCTTCAATGGCTACCCGCGTCTCACCCTCGACGCTGACATCATTGTCGATGAGTCTCCCGCCAATCTGGAGCGCATGCTCGCCGTCTTGCGTGCTTGGGGCGAAGGCTGGGCGCGTGAGCTGTCCATTGCCGATTTCACACCCGAGGAAGGTGCCGTGCGGCTTGGTGAGGACTTCGAACTCGATATTTTCACACGCTTGCGCGGCCTCGGCTGGAAAGACTTCCAGCCTCGCATGCGCTTCATCGAGCACGGAACCGCTCGCATTCCTTACCTCAGCCCCGAGGACCTCATCCACTGCAAAGCCAATTCCCGCCGCGAGAAAGACCAGCTCGACGTCATCGCTCTCACCAAGATCATTCAACAAGAAAAAACCGCCCAGCCATGA
- the murJ gene encoding murein biosynthesis integral membrane protein MurJ, translating into MSDEKKDSSQARSTGIVSIAILCSRVLGLVRDQMLNGFFGSAFTGIFTAAFRTPNMLRDLFAEGALSTAFVTTFSKKMKTEGDEAAWVLARKMISLSMWFMTIVAIAGVALAPILFRILTPGLSEEAKVLGTWLAQIMYPFIALVSVTALVMGMLNSKKVFFIPAVASAFFNLGCIVGGVVLAWFIDPGFRHGNVSEKGLTGFAIGTLIGGVLQLAVQLPSLRRVGFRFRFDFGCKDPAVKEVLHLMWPSMLAASGTQVAVLLNSIFASYTVGKESSLAWLANAQRLQQLPLGLFGVAVATVTLPMLSRLATEGMTPAFRGALAKGLRLVLFLTLPCAVGLSLLSHEIISIIFEHGKFTAHDVQMTAAPLQAYAFGLIFYAAIKVLQPAFYTINRRFIPMMVSLGIIVFTATVNSITVFVLEWDHTALAWATAVGLALNFLTLYLCMRKFASGLETRSLMQALIKLIVGIAAMSGICLAAKFTIMADWAHLNFLLRCATLGVSIAIAAVAYFAVTKRLQVEESGEFLSLLGRRFGKR; encoded by the coding sequence ATGAGCGACGAAAAGAAAGATTCTTCCCAAGCACGGTCCACTGGGATCGTCTCCATCGCCATCCTCTGCAGCCGCGTCCTCGGACTCGTGCGCGACCAGATGCTGAACGGCTTCTTCGGCTCCGCCTTCACCGGCATCTTCACCGCCGCCTTCCGCACGCCGAACATGCTGCGCGATCTCTTTGCCGAAGGCGCTCTCTCCACTGCCTTCGTCACCACGTTCTCGAAGAAGATGAAAACCGAGGGCGACGAGGCCGCCTGGGTGCTCGCACGTAAGATGATCTCGCTCTCGATGTGGTTCATGACCATCGTCGCCATCGCCGGTGTGGCTCTGGCTCCGATTTTGTTCCGCATTCTCACGCCGGGCCTCAGTGAAGAGGCCAAAGTACTTGGGACATGGCTAGCGCAGATCATGTACCCCTTCATCGCGCTCGTGTCCGTGACGGCGCTAGTGATGGGCATGTTGAACTCGAAGAAGGTCTTCTTCATTCCCGCCGTAGCCTCCGCCTTCTTCAATCTCGGCTGCATCGTCGGCGGCGTTGTGCTCGCTTGGTTCATCGATCCTGGCTTCCGCCATGGCAATGTCAGCGAAAAGGGCCTCACCGGCTTCGCCATTGGCACCTTGATCGGCGGCGTGCTGCAGCTTGCCGTCCAGCTTCCCTCCCTGCGCCGCGTCGGTTTTCGTTTTCGCTTCGACTTTGGCTGCAAAGATCCCGCCGTGAAGGAAGTCCTGCACCTCATGTGGCCTTCCATGCTCGCCGCCAGCGGCACGCAGGTGGCCGTGCTGCTCAATTCCATCTTCGCCTCCTATACGGTGGGTAAAGAATCGTCTTTGGCCTGGTTGGCGAACGCCCAGCGCCTCCAGCAGCTCCCTCTCGGCCTTTTCGGTGTCGCTGTCGCCACCGTCACGCTGCCCATGCTCTCCCGCCTTGCCACCGAAGGCATGACGCCCGCGTTTCGCGGCGCTTTGGCCAAAGGATTGCGCCTCGTGCTCTTCCTGACGCTGCCCTGCGCTGTTGGCCTCTCGCTGCTCTCGCACGAAATCATCTCCATCATCTTCGAGCACGGCAAATTCACCGCACACGACGTGCAAATGACCGCTGCGCCGCTGCAAGCCTATGCATTTGGCCTCATCTTCTACGCCGCCATCAAAGTGCTCCAGCCCGCGTTTTACACGATCAACCGCCGTTTCATCCCGATGATGGTCAGCTTGGGCATCATCGTGTTCACCGCGACCGTGAACTCCATCACCGTCTTCGTCCTGGAATGGGATCACACCGCGCTCGCCTGGGCCACAGCGGTCGGTCTCGCACTGAATTTCCTCACGCTCTACCTCTGCATGCGCAAGTTCGCCAGCGGCCTCGAAACGCGTTCGCTCATGCAGGCGCTTATCAAGCTCATCGTCGGCATCGCCGCGATGTCCGGCATCTGTTTGGCGGCCAAATTCACGATCATGGCCGACTGGGCACACCTGAACTTCCTCCTGCGCTGCGCCACGCTCGGTGTGAGCATCGCCATCGCCGCTGTCGCTTACTTCGCCGTCACCAAAAGGCTCCAAGTCGAGGAATCGGGCGAATTCCTCTCGTTGCTTGGCCGCCGTTTTGGCAAAAGATAG
- the secG gene encoding preprotein translocase subunit SecG: protein MDIFIGILTAVEVIVSLLLILVVLMQRPRQEGLGASFGDAAASQVWGAQTTNVLQKFTVYLAIILFGLTLLLAVLVSRNQNGGKSEKIFGDAKPAPAAPVAVTPAAEPAKAAETPKTDDKKAAAPAATTPAKAAEPAKAPAPAKSEPAKAPEAPKAAAPAPAPTATPAPAAPATQPK, encoded by the coding sequence ATGGACATCTTTATTGGCATTCTCACCGCAGTCGAAGTCATCGTCAGCCTTCTGCTCATCCTCGTCGTGCTCATGCAGCGCCCGCGTCAGGAAGGCCTCGGTGCCTCCTTCGGCGACGCCGCCGCCAGCCAGGTCTGGGGTGCGCAAACCACCAACGTGCTGCAAAAGTTCACGGTATATCTGGCCATCATCCTGTTCGGCCTCACATTGCTGCTCGCCGTCCTCGTCAGCCGCAACCAGAACGGCGGCAAGAGCGAAAAAATCTTCGGCGACGCCAAACCTGCCCCCGCTGCTCCTGTGGCAGTTACTCCCGCTGCTGAGCCTGCCAAAGCCGCCGAAACGCCGAAGACCGACGACAAGAAAGCCGCTGCTCCAGCCGCCACAACACCTGCCAAAGCTGCTGAACCTGCCAAGGCACCTGCCCCGGCCAAGTCCGAGCCCGCCAAGGCCCCCGAAGCTCCCAAGGCCGCTGCTCCAGCACCTGCCCCGACTGCAACGCCTGCACCTGCAGCTCCGGCCACGCAGCCGAAATGA
- a CDS encoding L-threonylcarbamoyladenylate synthase: MSYVTAVLPTDQPPLMHQAVEEAVRLLREGEVVALPTETVYGLAANALDAAAVAKIFEAKERPTFDPLIVHLASKEQIDLVAEVPAEIALTLKKMVERFWPGPLTILLPKKPIVPDIVTAGLPTVAVRVSSNAIFRRVISALDKPLAAPSANRFGSISPTSASAVLTELDGRIHLIVDAGACMFGLESTIIKIEPGSPKMFITIVRPGPITAEDLKLYGKVRYATRTVVDEATEAPGQLASHYAPKTPLRLLERPSDFIPEEGKRYALMSYRGEEKDGYLNLTDWEEVMMLSPGNGKLPEAAVRFFYVLRALDKLGVDEIIAEPLHEHGMGIAMMDKLRRASVRKAS, from the coding sequence ATGAGTTACGTCACCGCCGTTCTGCCCACCGACCAGCCACCGCTCATGCACCAGGCGGTCGAGGAGGCCGTCCGGCTGCTCCGCGAAGGCGAAGTCGTTGCCCTGCCGACCGAAACCGTCTATGGCCTCGCCGCGAACGCACTCGATGCCGCCGCCGTCGCGAAAATCTTCGAAGCCAAAGAACGTCCCACCTTCGATCCGCTCATCGTTCATCTGGCCAGCAAAGAGCAGATTGATCTCGTTGCGGAGGTGCCTGCAGAGATCGCTCTGACCTTGAAAAAGATGGTCGAACGCTTCTGGCCCGGGCCTCTCACAATCCTGCTGCCGAAAAAGCCCATCGTTCCCGACATCGTCACCGCCGGACTGCCCACTGTGGCCGTTCGCGTCAGCTCCAATGCGATCTTCCGCCGCGTCATCAGCGCGCTCGACAAACCGCTCGCTGCGCCCAGCGCGAACCGTTTCGGCTCCATCAGCCCGACTTCCGCCAGCGCCGTGCTCACCGAGCTCGACGGCCGCATCCATCTCATCGTCGATGCCGGTGCCTGCATGTTCGGTTTGGAGTCCACCATCATCAAAATCGAGCCTGGCAGCCCGAAGATGTTTATCACCATCGTGCGCCCCGGTCCCATCACGGCGGAAGATTTGAAACTCTATGGCAAAGTGCGCTACGCCACGCGCACCGTCGTCGATGAAGCCACCGAAGCTCCCGGCCAGCTCGCATCGCATTACGCGCCGAAGACGCCGCTGCGCCTGCTCGAACGTCCGTCCGATTTCATCCCCGAAGAAGGCAAACGCTACGCCCTCATGAGCTACCGCGGCGAGGAAAAGGACGGTTATCTCAATCTCACCGACTGGGAAGAAGTCATGATGCTCAGCCCCGGCAACGGCAAGCTTCCTGAAGCCGCTGTGCGCTTCTTTTACGTCCTGCGCGCGCTCGACAAGCTCGGCGTTGATGAAATCATTGCGGAACCGTTGCATGAACACGGCATGGGCATCGCCATGATGGACAAACTGCGGCGTGCAAGTGTGCGCAAAGCCTCATGA